Proteins encoded together in one Variovorax paradoxus EPS window:
- a CDS encoding 4-hydroxyphenylacetate 3-hydroxylase family protein gives MNAPLPASLMSGADYRESLRRYSPNVFVDGRRVDSVADEAAFQPGINAIALTYDYALKTQYEPLMTAVQHTSGKRVNRLSHINTSSGDLLNKLEAVRLVCQETGCAQRYLTHDALNAIAQVSARIDDARGSTEHTARFHEYLHRVQDQDLTLGVAMTDAKGDRSRRPHEQANIDSYLHVVERNARGIVISGTKAIVTGAPYVHELLVMPCRNMGREDADFAVCCAVPLDAPGLTIVARPAGRPGEKLEHGDALFSRKYGQSTGVCMFDKVFVPWERVFYAGEWEHSGHLTYSYATHHRHSCIGARAGFGDLLIGAGALMCEANGFDPGKESHLREQMVELITITESFFACGVAASVYGKADEHCEVFMPDPVFSNIGKLLLATKIYDMHRIAHYVSGGLIVTLPGPDEDHNPETAARLSDVLRANPAIPYEQRIETARFIEDLTAGYQGGWYSVISLHGGGSPAAMKQEIWRNYPVGSKVELVERILERGIAADGSPAAAPHDPARAITRNRQPGKCCDTGCTTPGQPVMVELPVSLRI, from the coding sequence ATGAACGCCCCGCTCCCCGCCAGCCTCATGTCCGGCGCCGACTACCGCGAATCGCTGCGCCGCTACAGCCCCAACGTGTTTGTCGATGGCCGCCGCGTCGACAGCGTGGCCGACGAAGCCGCCTTCCAGCCCGGCATCAATGCCATCGCCCTCACCTACGACTACGCGCTGAAGACCCAGTACGAGCCCCTGATGACCGCCGTGCAGCACACCAGCGGCAAGCGGGTGAACCGGCTCTCGCATATCAACACCAGCTCGGGCGACCTGCTCAACAAGCTGGAGGCCGTGCGGCTGGTCTGCCAGGAAACCGGCTGCGCCCAGCGCTACCTGACGCACGACGCGCTCAACGCCATCGCCCAGGTGTCGGCGCGCATCGACGACGCGCGCGGCAGCACCGAGCACACCGCGCGCTTTCACGAGTACCTGCACCGCGTGCAGGACCAAGACCTGACCCTGGGCGTCGCCATGACCGATGCGAAGGGCGACCGCAGCCGCCGGCCGCACGAGCAGGCGAACATCGACAGCTACCTGCACGTGGTCGAGCGCAATGCGCGCGGCATCGTGATTTCGGGCACCAAGGCCATCGTGACCGGCGCGCCTTATGTGCACGAACTGCTCGTCATGCCCTGCCGGAACATGGGCCGCGAAGATGCCGACTTCGCCGTGTGCTGCGCCGTGCCGCTCGACGCACCCGGCCTCACCATCGTCGCGCGACCGGCAGGCCGCCCTGGCGAAAAGCTCGAGCATGGCGATGCCCTCTTCAGCCGCAAGTACGGCCAGAGCACCGGCGTGTGCATGTTCGACAAGGTCTTCGTGCCCTGGGAGCGCGTCTTCTACGCCGGCGAATGGGAGCATTCCGGCCACCTCACCTACAGCTACGCCACGCACCATCGCCACAGCTGCATCGGTGCCCGCGCCGGGTTCGGCGACCTGCTGATCGGTGCCGGTGCTCTGATGTGCGAGGCCAACGGCTTCGACCCCGGAAAGGAAAGCCACCTGCGCGAGCAGATGGTCGAACTCATCACCATCACCGAGAGCTTCTTCGCCTGCGGCGTGGCGGCCAGCGTCTACGGCAAGGCCGACGAACACTGCGAGGTTTTCATGCCCGACCCGGTGTTCAGCAACATCGGCAAGCTGCTGCTGGCGACAAAGATCTACGACATGCACCGCATTGCGCACTACGTGAGCGGCGGCCTGATCGTCACCCTGCCCGGCCCCGACGAAGACCACAACCCCGAAACCGCCGCGCGTCTTTCGGACGTGCTGCGCGCCAACCCGGCGATTCCCTACGAGCAGCGCATCGAAACGGCCCGCTTCATCGAAGACCTCACCGCCGGCTACCAGGGCGGCTGGTACAGCGTGATCAGTCTGCATGGCGGCGGCTCGCCGGCGGCGATGAAGCAGGAGATCTGGCGCAACTACCCGGTCGGCTCGAAGGTCGAGCTGGTCGAGCGCATCCTGGAACGCGGCATCGCGGCAGATGGCTCGCCGGCAGCAGCGCCGCACGATCCGGCACGCGCCATCACCAGGAACCGCCAGCCCGGCAAATGCTGCGACACCGGCTGCACCACGCCCGGCCAGCCGGTGATGGTCGAACTGCCGGTGTCGCTGCGCATCTAG
- a CDS encoding alpha/beta fold hydrolase, producing the protein MRILLAALFATVLATGCGGLRTAKVPLDTKLEKSTCTPNADTLVVMLPGAYSHPDEFVREGFVSALNDNRLAVDVMRVDAHLGYYNSKTILERLSQDVMAPARSQGYKSIWIVGISVGGFGGLLYAQTHPGELAGLVTLAPYLGERGLSTDIANAGGIARWTGPLGAPPGSDPRTPNETQLWQWLRGYVGTTATFGARPPLYLGYALDDRFAFSHRLLGAALPSDRVFTTEGGHDWPEWTRLWRRMLPTLPLPGCPG; encoded by the coding sequence ATGCGAATTCTTCTGGCTGCTCTTTTCGCGACTGTTCTGGCCACCGGCTGCGGCGGCCTGCGCACGGCCAAGGTTCCTCTGGATACCAAGCTCGAAAAAAGCACCTGCACACCGAACGCCGACACGCTCGTTGTGATGCTGCCCGGCGCGTACTCGCACCCCGACGAGTTCGTGCGCGAAGGCTTCGTCAGCGCCCTGAACGACAACCGGCTCGCGGTGGATGTGATGCGGGTCGACGCCCACCTCGGCTACTACAACAGCAAGACCATCCTCGAGCGCCTGAGCCAGGACGTGATGGCGCCGGCGCGCAGCCAGGGCTACAAGTCGATCTGGATCGTCGGCATCTCGGTCGGCGGCTTCGGCGGATTGCTCTATGCGCAGACGCACCCCGGCGAGCTCGCGGGCCTCGTCACCCTTGCGCCCTACCTCGGAGAACGCGGCCTCAGCACCGACATCGCGAATGCCGGCGGCATCGCACGCTGGACCGGACCGCTGGGCGCCCCACCCGGCAGTGACCCGCGCACCCCGAACGAAACACAGCTCTGGCAATGGCTGCGCGGCTACGTCGGCACCACCGCCACCTTCGGCGCGCGGCCGCCGCTCTATCTTGGGTACGCGCTCGACGACCGCTTCGCCTTCAGCCACCGGCTGCTGGGGGCCGCGCTGCCTTCGGATCGCGTCTTCACGACGGAAGGCGGCCACGACTGGCCCGAGTGGACGCGGCTCTGGCGCCGCATGCTGCCGACCCTGCCGCTGCCGGGCTGCCCCGGCTGA
- a CDS encoding PQQ-dependent sugar dehydrogenase, translated as MNLQIQAAFRLARRATVIAGFGFCGLALAQARSEILASGLENPWGLAFLPGGRYVVTERPGRLRLIDADGKVNAPIAGLPAIAAGGQGGLLDVLADSGFDKNRTLYFCFSEPEAGGSGNSTALASTQLSTDGARLENLKIIFSQKPKVASRAHFGCRIVEARDSTLFLTLGDRFSRKEDAQKLDNHLGKVVRVNKDGSVPKDNPFVGKAGALPEIWSYGHRNGQGATLAPDGRFWMTEHGPQGGDEINVPQAGRNYGWPVITYGENYGGGKIGDGITAKDGLEQPLHYWVPSIATSGMAFLTSDRYGAGWKGNLFVGSLKFGYLDRIELKDGKVVAEHKLLAHGKARIRDVKQGPDGLLYVLTDEADGKLLRLRPN; from the coding sequence CGGTCATTGCCGGATTCGGATTTTGCGGCCTCGCTCTGGCGCAAGCACGGTCCGAAATCCTGGCGTCGGGCCTGGAGAACCCATGGGGCCTCGCCTTCCTGCCGGGCGGCCGCTACGTGGTCACGGAACGTCCGGGACGCCTGCGGTTGATTGATGCGGACGGCAAGGTGAACGCGCCCATTGCTGGTTTACCCGCCATCGCGGCCGGCGGCCAGGGTGGATTGCTCGATGTGCTGGCCGACTCCGGCTTCGACAAGAATCGCACGCTGTACTTCTGCTTCTCCGAACCCGAAGCCGGCGGTTCCGGCAACAGCACCGCGCTGGCGAGCACGCAGCTGTCGACCGACGGCGCCCGGCTCGAAAACCTGAAGATCATCTTCAGCCAAAAACCCAAGGTGGCGAGCCGCGCGCATTTCGGTTGCCGCATCGTCGAAGCGCGCGACAGCACGCTGTTCCTCACACTGGGCGATCGCTTCAGCCGCAAGGAAGATGCACAGAAGCTAGACAACCACCTGGGCAAGGTGGTGCGCGTCAACAAGGATGGCTCGGTGCCGAAGGACAACCCCTTCGTCGGCAAGGCAGGCGCGCTGCCCGAGATCTGGAGCTATGGCCACCGCAACGGGCAGGGCGCTACGCTCGCGCCCGACGGCCGCTTCTGGATGACCGAGCACGGCCCGCAGGGCGGCGACGAAATCAACGTCCCGCAGGCTGGCCGCAACTATGGCTGGCCGGTGATCACCTATGGCGAGAACTATGGGGGCGGGAAGATTGGCGACGGCATCACGGCCAAGGACGGCCTGGAGCAGCCGCTGCACTACTGGGTGCCATCGATCGCGACATCGGGCATGGCGTTCCTGACGAGCGATCGCTACGGCGCCGGCTGGAAGGGCAACCTCTTCGTGGGCTCGCTGAAGTTCGGCTACCTCGACCGCATCGAACTCAAGGACGGCAAGGTGGTCGCCGAGCACAAGCTGCTGGCACATGGGAAAGCCCGCATCCGCGACGTGAAGCAGGGGCCCGATGGCCTGCTCTACGTGCTGACGGACGAGGCCGACGGCAAGCTGCTGCGCCTGCGTCCGAATTGA